Proteins encoded within one genomic window of Acinetobacter sp. YWS30-1:
- the mazG gene encoding nucleoside triphosphate pyrophosphohydrolase — protein MEQLLQVMRELREKCPWDQQQTPESLTKYAIEEAYEVEAAVRSGQADEVRDELGDLLLQVVFQSQMYSEQGAFDFHDVVQAITDKLIRRHPHVFQAEQFAQLSPEDVSVLWKEIKQKEKQGKPRSRLDEIKHAPALQQADEIQKNVAKIGFDFPDVAGAYGKLKEELAELKEAVAGQNSDEILEEFGDCLFSLVNVGRKLGVSSEMALLGTIHKFRTRFALMEDRAEQQHLNLESLSLAELDQLWEQAKLELKQRAAHEKSTTSHRSSMD, from the coding sequence GTGGAACAATTACTCCAAGTCATGCGTGAGTTACGTGAAAAATGTCCATGGGATCAGCAACAGACTCCCGAATCTTTAACCAAATATGCGATTGAGGAAGCCTATGAAGTTGAAGCAGCAGTGCGCTCTGGCCAAGCTGATGAGGTGCGGGATGAACTGGGTGATTTGCTGTTACAGGTCGTATTTCAGTCACAAATGTATAGCGAGCAGGGCGCTTTTGATTTTCATGATGTAGTTCAGGCGATTACGGATAAGCTGATTCGTCGTCATCCGCATGTATTTCAGGCTGAACAGTTTGCACAGCTGAGTCCTGAAGATGTCTCGGTACTCTGGAAAGAAATCAAGCAGAAAGAAAAACAGGGTAAGCCACGTTCACGTTTGGATGAGATCAAGCATGCACCTGCACTGCAACAGGCGGATGAGATCCAGAAAAATGTCGCCAAAATCGGCTTTGACTTTCCAGATGTCGCGGGTGCCTATGGCAAGCTGAAAGAAGAACTGGCTGAACTCAAAGAAGCCGTTGCTGGACAAAATTCCGATGAAATACTCGAAGAATTTGGAGACTGCTTATTTTCACTGGTGAATGTTGGTCGTAAACTTGGTGTCTCAAGCGAGATGGCATTATTGGGCACGATCCATAAATTCCGGACTCGCTTTGCCCTGATGGAAGATCGGGCAGAACAACAGCACCTCAATCTGGAAAGCCTGTCATTGGCTGAATTGGATCAGCTCTGGGAACAGGCCAAATTAGAATTAAAACAAAGAGCCGCTCATGAAAAAAGTACAACATCGCATAGGTCCAGCATGGATTAA
- a CDS encoding ComEA family DNA-binding protein — MKKVQHRIGPAWINTVLLGIWLAYTSIGTVHATATDYAEWKVRQQQHDARLKKKIAAAIPVSENNHYLAKPALSASSAADKISLNQASIEQLQQLNGIGQKKAEAIIEYRQKNGKFKTIEDIQQVKGIGPALFAKNKDKLAL, encoded by the coding sequence ATGAAAAAAGTACAACATCGCATAGGTCCAGCATGGATTAATACTGTCCTGCTAGGTATTTGGCTGGCCTATACTTCAATTGGAACAGTACACGCAACTGCAACCGATTATGCAGAATGGAAAGTACGTCAGCAGCAACATGATGCACGCCTGAAGAAGAAAATCGCTGCTGCTATCCCCGTATCTGAAAACAATCATTATCTGGCTAAACCTGCATTATCCGCCTCTTCAGCTGCTGATAAAATCAGTCTGAACCAGGCCAGTATTGAACAGTTACAGCAGTTAAATGGCATCGGGCAGAAGAAAGCGGAAGCGATCATTGAATACCGGCAGAAAAACGGTAAATTTAAAACAATTGAAGATATTCAACAGGTCAAAGGAATCGGACCGGCCTTATTTGCCAAAAACAAGGATAAGCTGGCTTTGTAA
- the pcnB gene encoding polynucleotide adenylyltransferase PcnB, translating to MQTLRASKCGLSTAQLPSYILDVIDALTKAGYEAYIVGGGVRDLMLGLNPKDFDAVTNATPAQVKEVFGRRCRIIGRRFELAHVYSGRELVEVATFRAPPKKAVTSAAGMILRDNNWGTIEQDFARRDFSINAMYYQPRKGIVLDFCNAVDDIKHKTLRLLGDPTLRFEEDPVRMLRTLRFAAKLNFSIDKAILDIFTPEMTQLLRDVSPHRLYDESQKLFTMGHLNRVMPMLIDFGIWRQLFADIKPNITAFIELAAKNTDQRISIGKTINPAFFYAVLLWQPFLERCDFYLSKGVVPAEARAQAGLDVLKRQATRTVIPRFAETFIREVWEMQTRLLNPKPQQIEALSGHARFRAGFDFLLLREKSGDETAQGMGSWWEAYQQMGSDEKERAIAQYNRQRAKSRRKASQEEHLEQRLAAQDVATEIEPLVNEPEPRSRRARKAKFENERSKPVSHVAASAGGDIGADHPITKRKRVQRDLSQVIFGPTQ from the coding sequence TTGCAAACTTTGCGCGCGTCAAAATGTGGTTTATCAACCGCTCAATTACCTTCTTATATTCTCGATGTGATTGATGCCTTAACCAAGGCAGGCTATGAAGCTTATATCGTAGGTGGTGGTGTCCGGGATCTGATGCTGGGTTTAAATCCCAAAGATTTCGATGCAGTGACCAATGCTACACCAGCTCAGGTTAAAGAAGTGTTCGGACGGCGTTGTCGGATTATCGGACGACGTTTCGAGCTGGCGCATGTCTATTCGGGCCGTGAACTGGTTGAAGTGGCAACTTTCCGTGCGCCTCCTAAAAAAGCGGTGACCTCTGCAGCAGGGATGATCCTGCGCGATAATAACTGGGGCACCATTGAGCAGGATTTTGCTCGTCGAGATTTTTCGATCAATGCCATGTATTACCAGCCACGCAAAGGTATCGTGCTGGATTTTTGCAATGCAGTAGATGATATTAAACACAAAACGCTGCGTTTACTGGGTGATCCGACTCTAAGATTTGAGGAAGATCCGGTCCGGATGCTGCGAACTTTACGTTTTGCAGCCAAACTCAATTTCAGTATTGATAAAGCCATTCTGGATATTTTCACTCCAGAAATGACCCAGCTTCTACGTGATGTGTCTCCACACCGTCTCTATGATGAATCGCAAAAGCTATTCACTATGGGACATCTGAATCGTGTGATGCCAATGCTGATCGATTTTGGCATCTGGCGTCAGCTGTTTGCCGATATCAAGCCAAACATTACTGCATTTATTGAACTGGCAGCGAAAAATACCGATCAGCGTATTTCGATTGGCAAGACCATCAATCCGGCTTTCTTCTATGCGGTATTGTTGTGGCAACCGTTCCTGGAGCGCTGTGATTTTTATCTGTCTAAAGGGGTAGTGCCTGCGGAAGCACGTGCGCAAGCAGGACTGGATGTACTGAAACGTCAGGCTACCCGTACTGTGATTCCACGCTTTGCGGAAACTTTCATTCGTGAAGTCTGGGAAATGCAAACCCGCTTGCTCAATCCAAAACCGCAACAGATTGAAGCATTATCAGGTCATGCACGTTTCCGTGCCGGCTTTGACTTTTTGTTGCTGCGTGAAAAATCAGGCGATGAAACTGCACAAGGTATGGGAAGCTGGTGGGAAGCCTATCAGCAAATGGGTAGCGATGAAAAAGAGCGTGCCATTGCCCAATATAACCGTCAGCGTGCCAAGAGCCGTCGTAAGGCTTCTCAGGAAGAACACTTGGAACAGCGCCTGGCTGCACAAGATGTAGCAACCGAGATTGAACCTCTGGTGAATGAGCCGGAACCACGTAGCCGTCGTGCGCGTAAAGCCAAATTTGAGAATGAGCGTAGCAAACCGGTTTCTCATGTGGCGGCCAGTGCCGGCGGCGACATTGGTGCAGACCATCCAATTACCAAGCGTAAACGGGTGCAGCGTGATTTAAGCCAGGTTATTTTTGGGCCTACACAATGA
- the folK gene encoding 2-amino-4-hydroxy-6-hydroxymethyldihydropteridine diphosphokinase, whose protein sequence is MTVTYIGLGSNLGDSRQILAEAVQKLASLGQVKTSHLYQSPPMGPQDQPNYFNAVVQLITDLAPLDLLDRLQAFEQEAGRVRLRHWGERTLDLDLLIYGDEQIQNERLTVPHVGVLERDFVLVPLLDIDANLQLDGNTLKDLDIVKQSTLTVFDRTNWANI, encoded by the coding sequence ATGACAGTGACCTATATCGGTTTAGGAAGTAACCTGGGCGATTCACGCCAGATTCTGGCTGAAGCCGTGCAAAAGCTAGCAAGTTTGGGGCAGGTAAAAACCTCACACTTGTACCAAAGCCCACCCATGGGGCCACAAGATCAGCCGAATTATTTTAATGCTGTCGTACAGTTAATTACGGATCTGGCACCGCTGGATCTGTTGGATCGTTTGCAAGCCTTCGAACAAGAGGCTGGGCGTGTACGTCTACGTCATTGGGGTGAACGTACCTTGGATCTGGATCTGCTCATTTACGGTGATGAACAGATTCAAAATGAACGGTTAACCGTACCGCATGTGGGCGTGCTGGAACGTGATTTTGTATTGGTGCCATTACTGGATATTGATGCCAACTTGCAGCTGGATGGAAATACATTAAAAGACCTGGACATCGTCAAGCAATCAACCTTAACGGTTTTTGACCGCACGAATTGGGCAAATATTTAA
- the panB gene encoding 3-methyl-2-oxobutanoate hydroxymethyltransferase, translating to MISLSDLRRYKAEGRKFSCLTCYDASMAKAMEIAEVDSILIGDSLGMSIQGRDSTLPVTVEDMAYHTAAVRRGNQHALIMTDLPFMSYATLNDALQSSKTVMQAGAQMVKMEGGAWLAETVQVLTRNGIPVCVHLGLTPQSVHVFGGYKLQARTREAADQLIADCKAVVEAGAAVLLLECVPAQLGQEITELFPHIPVIGIGAGAATDGQVLVVQDMLGLTFGHTAKFVRNFMKEQSGATAILDAFKAYHAAVLDGSFPAPEQTFQVEL from the coding sequence ATGATCAGTCTCAGTGATTTAAGACGATATAAAGCGGAAGGACGCAAATTTTCTTGCCTGACTTGCTATGACGCCAGTATGGCCAAAGCCATGGAAATTGCTGAAGTTGACAGTATTCTGATTGGCGACTCTTTGGGTATGTCGATTCAAGGTCGTGATTCAACCTTGCCTGTGACTGTAGAAGATATGGCTTACCATACCGCAGCGGTACGCCGTGGCAATCAGCATGCACTGATTATGACTGATCTGCCATTTATGAGTTATGCCACTCTGAATGATGCATTACAAAGCTCAAAAACGGTGATGCAGGCCGGTGCACAAATGGTCAAGATGGAAGGTGGTGCCTGGTTGGCGGAAACCGTTCAGGTTCTAACCCGTAACGGGATCCCAGTCTGTGTTCACTTGGGTCTCACACCGCAGTCGGTGCATGTCTTTGGTGGCTATAAGCTACAGGCCCGTACCCGTGAAGCGGCCGATCAACTGATTGCTGACTGTAAGGCAGTGGTTGAAGCCGGTGCAGCAGTGCTGTTGCTGGAATGCGTGCCTGCACAATTGGGTCAGGAAATTACTGAACTTTTCCCACATATTCCAGTGATTGGTATTGGAGCAGGGGCAGCCACTGATGGCCAGGTATTGGTCGTTCAAGACATGCTTGGTCTAACCTTTGGCCATACCGCGAAATTTGTACGTAACTTTATGAAAGAACAGTCTGGTGCGACTGCAATTCTGGATGCATTTAAAGCCTATCATGCGGCTGTTTTAGATGGTTCATTCCCAGCACCTGAACAAACATTCCAAGTCGAGTTGTAA
- the panC gene encoding pantoate--beta-alanine ligase, which produces MKTETTIQGLSASLNPARSARKIIGFVPTMGNLHQGHLNLVREARKLCDVVVVSIFVNPIQFGPNEDFDNYPRTLEQDQQLLADVGCDIVFAPTVEQMYGNKPRLTNISVSGITNDLCGLQRPGHFDGVAVVVTKLFNIVQPNYAFFGQKDYQQLAVIRQFVQDLNIPLEVIGVPIARAEDGLALSSRNGYLSEQERATAPVIFQSLKTAEQQLHAGKTLEEARAGIRQTLTDAGLVVDYVEARTPELQKIDEFNQDVVILIAAKLGKTRLIDNLQIKYAAG; this is translated from the coding sequence ATGAAAACAGAAACAACCATCCAAGGATTATCTGCTTCGCTCAATCCTGCACGTTCTGCGCGTAAAATTATTGGTTTTGTCCCGACCATGGGCAACCTGCATCAGGGGCATCTGAATCTGGTGCGTGAGGCGCGTAAACTGTGTGATGTCGTTGTTGTGAGTATTTTCGTTAATCCGATCCAGTTCGGACCTAATGAGGATTTTGATAATTATCCACGTACTTTAGAGCAGGATCAGCAGTTACTGGCAGATGTGGGTTGTGACATTGTCTTTGCCCCAACTGTAGAGCAGATGTATGGTAACAAGCCACGTCTAACCAATATCAGTGTGTCTGGTATCACCAATGACCTATGTGGCTTACAGCGTCCGGGTCATTTTGATGGTGTAGCGGTCGTGGTGACCAAATTATTTAATATTGTTCAGCCCAACTATGCCTTCTTTGGTCAGAAAGACTATCAGCAACTGGCTGTGATCCGTCAGTTTGTTCAAGACCTCAATATTCCGCTGGAAGTGATTGGTGTACCGATTGCTCGTGCTGAAGATGGTCTGGCACTTAGTTCGCGTAATGGCTATCTAAGCGAGCAGGAACGTGCAACAGCACCAGTCATTTTCCAGAGTCTGAAAACTGCTGAGCAGCAGTTACATGCAGGTAAAACTTTGGAGGAGGCACGGGCAGGTATCCGTCAAACTTTGACAGATGCAGGTCTGGTAGTGGACTATGTAGAAGCCCGTACACCGGAATTGCAAAAAATTGATGAGTTTAATCAGGATGTCGTGATTTTAATCGCGGCAAAATTAGGAAAAACTCGTCTGATTGATAATCTGCAGATCAAATACGCAGCTGGATAA
- the rapZ gene encoding RNase adapter RapZ encodes MKRILIVTGQSGSGKSSALQVLEDLGYYCIDNLPLALLPEIVAKLDCENNLEQLALGVDVRSTRADLQEFDHVFEQLQQHGTVDVIYLTTQDQELIARFSASRRPHPLAARFKSLHQCIQEEKVLLMPIQLRSTVHIDTTDKSVHDLKHTLLYKLGQTDNLIVILQSFGYKHGIPLDADYVFDVRHLPNPHWELELRKYSGLDQPVQEFLEKSDQVEDMFQDIYHFLDKWLPTFAEGHRHYMTISIGCTGGQHRSVYIVDRLKKALEAKWSIQVLHREMKHWS; translated from the coding sequence ATGAAGCGCATTTTAATTGTGACAGGACAATCTGGCTCAGGTAAATCTTCTGCATTGCAGGTACTTGAAGACTTGGGTTATTACTGTATTGATAATCTGCCTTTGGCCTTACTTCCTGAAATTGTGGCGAAGCTGGACTGTGAAAATAATCTGGAACAGTTGGCGCTTGGGGTGGATGTACGTAGTACCCGTGCAGATTTGCAGGAATTCGACCATGTGTTTGAACAGCTGCAACAGCATGGTACGGTGGATGTCATCTATCTGACCACGCAGGATCAGGAGCTGATTGCCCGTTTTAGTGCATCACGCCGTCCGCATCCTTTGGCTGCCCGTTTCAAGAGTCTGCATCAATGTATTCAGGAAGAAAAAGTCCTGCTGATGCCAATCCAGCTCCGCTCTACAGTGCATATCGATACCACCGATAAAAGCGTACATGATCTGAAACATACCTTGCTGTACAAGCTGGGGCAGACCGATAACCTGATTGTGATTCTGCAATCTTTTGGCTATAAGCATGGCATTCCTTTAGATGCTGACTATGTTTTTGATGTCCGTCATTTGCCGAATCCGCATTGGGAACTGGAACTGCGTAAATATTCAGGCCTTGATCAGCCGGTACAGGAATTCCTGGAAAAAAGTGATCAGGTCGAAGACATGTTCCAGGATATTTATCACTTTTTAGACAAATGGCTGCCGACCTTTGCTGAGGGTCATCGTCATTATATGACCATCTCAATTGGTTGTACTGGCGGCCAGCATCGTTCTGTTTATATTGTGGATAGACTAAAAAAAGCGCTTGAGGCAAAATGGTCTATTCAAGTCCTCCACCGAGAAATGAAGCACTGGTCATGA
- a CDS encoding HPr family phosphocarrier protein yields MIDTTVDVINKLGLHARASGKLIEVTTKFRSSIQIGKSDKLVDAKNIMSLLMLGAGKGTTLRLVIEGADEEKALSEIQALFAAKFYEAD; encoded by the coding sequence ATGATTGATACGACTGTTGACGTAATTAATAAACTAGGTTTACATGCGCGTGCATCAGGTAAACTCATTGAAGTTACCACCAAATTTCGTTCCAGTATCCAGATTGGCAAGTCGGACAAATTGGTTGATGCCAAAAATATTATGTCCTTGCTGATGCTTGGTGCGGGCAAAGGAACAACTTTACGCTTAGTGATTGAAGGTGCAGATGAGGAAAAGGCCTTATCTGAAATTCAGGCACTGTTTGCGGCAAAATTTTATGAGGCAGATTAA
- the yjgA gene encoding ribosome biogenesis factor YjgA, with amino-acid sequence MARRPSSLTEEDFESLEGRASKTEQKKAVQRMAALGAQLAELSAKQIKNLPVEERLIEALLDVQQISSHEARRRQFSRIGKLLRNENETVILSYLTPKQGLKKTAQLQRWVDRIVKDGDPAINEFTKTYNATERHTLRQHYLRVHRDLKNQAPEEEVAASKQKLFNYVQQVALISDN; translated from the coding sequence GTGGCACGTCGACCGAGCAGTTTAACTGAAGAAGACTTTGAATCTTTAGAGGGACGCGCAAGTAAAACCGAACAGAAAAAAGCAGTTCAGCGTATGGCTGCTTTAGGCGCACAGTTGGCAGAACTGAGTGCAAAACAAATTAAAAATTTACCCGTTGAAGAACGTCTTATTGAAGCTTTGCTGGATGTCCAGCAAATCAGTTCACATGAAGCACGCCGTCGTCAATTTTCACGTATTGGTAAATTACTTCGTAATGAAAATGAAACCGTGATTCTGTCTTATCTGACTCCGAAACAGGGTTTGAAAAAGACAGCACAATTGCAGCGTTGGGTTGACCGTATCGTGAAAGATGGTGATCCTGCAATTAATGAATTTACCAAAACCTATAATGCGACAGAGCGTCATACCTTACGTCAGCATTATTTACGTGTGCATCGTGATCTAAAAAATCAGGCACCGGAAGAAGAAGTGGCAGCCTCAAAGCAAAAGCTGTTTAACTATGTGCAGCAAGTTGCCCTGATTTCAGATAACTGA
- a CDS encoding sensor histidine kinase has product MELKLLEIGQNTEQLSSCRISLILGVYTSDNLLDTFCKVARKVLGVKTCIIGFHMEPYIWYSCPLGFRGLHVPQNVDIPKYLQEMDVIDQNHPAYVELSDHVNSLGVVHQRLVAFNLKSAQGQSLGQVVFFDDQTEVFDQEAIIIVQQFAESLVKRVKLNEEHTQLKELYEQQCAQNFSKTKFFQIIAHDLRAPFHGLLGFSEVLAQERDTLDESSIQSISDYLYDTAQSTYNLLESLLTWAMAEGGRFVYHPINYELKQSTKIVCDVLKSLALKKNIELIDQVPEDIKVHADINMITSVLQNLVSNALKFTPVDQGGQVILAAEMEGEQVKITVQDTGLGMTEEQMENLFRPNLTVSLKGTDNEKGAGLGLVLCKRFVDLNHGQIVVDSKEGAGTTFTVHLPKVTNDHQALVLEDLHTEKS; this is encoded by the coding sequence ATGGAACTAAAACTGCTAGAGATCGGTCAGAATACGGAGCAGTTAAGCTCGTGCCGTATATCTCTCATTTTAGGTGTCTATACCTCTGACAATTTATTAGACACCTTCTGTAAGGTCGCCCGTAAAGTACTCGGCGTTAAGACCTGTATCATCGGATTCCATATGGAACCCTATATCTGGTACAGCTGTCCGCTCGGTTTTCGCGGTTTGCACGTACCACAGAATGTGGACATCCCTAAATATCTACAAGAAATGGATGTGATCGATCAAAATCATCCTGCATATGTAGAACTATCAGATCATGTGAACAGCCTTGGCGTAGTCCATCAGCGGCTCGTAGCATTCAATTTGAAATCAGCCCAAGGACAGTCTTTGGGGCAGGTGGTTTTCTTTGACGATCAGACTGAAGTATTTGATCAGGAAGCTATTATTATCGTCCAGCAATTTGCTGAATCTTTAGTAAAACGAGTTAAACTGAATGAGGAACATACACAGCTGAAAGAGTTATACGAACAGCAATGTGCACAAAACTTCAGTAAAACCAAATTCTTCCAAATTATTGCTCATGACCTGCGTGCACCTTTCCATGGTCTGTTAGGCTTCTCGGAAGTGCTGGCACAGGAACGTGACACTCTGGATGAATCCAGTATCCAGAGTATTTCTGATTATTTATATGATACGGCTCAATCGACGTATAACTTGTTAGAAAGTCTGTTGACCTGGGCGATGGCCGAGGGTGGACGTTTCGTTTATCATCCGATTAACTATGAATTAAAACAGTCTACTAAAATTGTCTGTGATGTACTGAAAAGTCTGGCGTTGAAAAAGAATATTGAGCTGATTGACCAGGTTCCTGAAGATATTAAGGTGCATGCTGATATCAATATGATTACTTCGGTCTTGCAGAACCTGGTATCGAATGCGCTGAAATTTACTCCAGTTGATCAGGGTGGCCAGGTGATTCTGGCTGCTGAAATGGAAGGTGAGCAAGTCAAGATTACTGTTCAGGATACTGGTCTCGGTATGACTGAAGAGCAAATGGAAAATCTGTTTAGACCTAATCTCACAGTGAGCTTAAAAGGCACAGACAATGAGAAAGGCGCAGGTCTGGGTCTGGTACTGTGTAAGCGTTTTGTAGACCTGAACCATGGACAGATTGTCGTAGATTCTAAAGAAGGCGCTGGAACCACCTTTACTGTGCATTTACCTAAAGTGACCAATGATCATCAGGCATTGGTACTTGAAGACCTGCATACTGAAAAGTCCTGA
- the glnE gene encoding bifunctional [glutamate--ammonia ligase]-adenylyl-L-tyrosine phosphorylase/[glutamate--ammonia-ligase] adenylyltransferase — MDAVQLQKTLRASQYAEQVLANHQDLLNQDYAIDQFQGSLGTEQIQDLIYSNLLNISDETMWMRSLRILRARLMFRWIWQDANQLTDVITLTRELSDFADACICAAKEFARIPLVAKYGQPIGYNGKVQDLIIIAMGKLGAQELNLSSDIDLIFAFDEQGETDGRKCIDVQQFCILWGQKLIYLLDHITAEGFVFRVDMRLRPWGDGSALAISHAALEKYLSQHGREWERYAWIKARIVNPSPEGDELLDMTRPFVFRKYVDYSAFEAMREMKAMIEREVQRRNIEDDIKLGAGGIREVEFIVQVFQLIYGGAKLELQDRQCLVSLNHLDEAELLDEQAVTDLEDAYLFLRRVEHAIQALHDQQTQCLPTEPDLRQRIVDTLGFSDWSAFMEVLDQKRAKVIYQFEHLIKENGPEPQGKSFSQLEQQLNEVLDDHAKNLVHEFWHGHALKKLPAKAIQRLKTFWPYLIEAILESDKPQVALVRLMPLVESVMRRTVYLVMLIESKGALQRLVKMATVSPWICEELTHYPVLLDEFLSMDFELPKRQDLEDSLRQQLLRIEIDQVEDQMRVLRLFKKSNVLAVAASDVLAESPLMKVSDALTDIAEVSVNAALHLAYQIVAKRHGFPLDAEGQRCSIEHTAFAVIGYGKVGGIELGYGSDLDLVFIHYMGEQADTDGLKPISGFEFAMRVAQKFMSLMTTQTLDGRVYEVDTRLRPSGEAGLLVTSLKAFEQYQLKNAWLWEHQALVRARSIAGEDSLRETFEALRCKILTQKRDICHVRSEVLKMRQKMKDHLGSSKEQKKDGIFHLKQDAGGIVDIEFMAQYAVLAWSGTNKDLAHYSDNVRILEDAAKSGCLSSDDATALIQAYLRERAESHRLALANQSMQVSASDWHDTRKTVCKLWQRLIDPSAVFALDSE, encoded by the coding sequence ATGGATGCGGTACAATTGCAGAAAACCTTAAGAGCCAGTCAGTATGCAGAACAGGTATTGGCCAATCATCAAGATCTATTGAATCAGGATTATGCAATTGATCAGTTTCAGGGATCACTCGGCACTGAACAGATTCAAGACTTAATCTATTCCAATCTATTAAATATCAGCGATGAAACCATGTGGATGCGTAGTTTACGTATTCTGCGTGCTCGCCTGATGTTCCGCTGGATCTGGCAGGATGCCAATCAACTCACCGATGTCATCACACTGACCCGCGAGCTGTCTGATTTCGCTGATGCCTGTATCTGTGCTGCCAAAGAGTTTGCCCGTATTCCTCTAGTCGCCAAATATGGCCAGCCAATTGGCTATAACGGTAAAGTTCAGGATCTCATTATTATTGCAATGGGCAAGCTGGGCGCTCAGGAACTCAACCTTTCCAGTGATATTGACCTGATTTTTGCCTTTGATGAACAGGGTGAAACGGATGGGCGCAAATGCATTGATGTTCAGCAGTTCTGCATTCTATGGGGGCAAAAGTTAATCTATCTGCTAGACCATATCACTGCTGAAGGTTTTGTATTCCGTGTTGATATGCGTCTGCGACCTTGGGGTGATGGTTCTGCTCTGGCCATCAGTCATGCCGCACTAGAAAAATATCTTAGCCAGCATGGGCGTGAATGGGAACGCTATGCTTGGATCAAAGCCCGCATCGTCAATCCGAGTCCAGAAGGTGATGAACTGCTGGATATGACCCGTCCTTTTGTATTCCGTAAATATGTCGATTACAGCGCTTTTGAAGCCATGCGCGAAATGAAGGCGATGATTGAGCGTGAAGTACAGCGCCGTAATATTGAAGATGATATCAAGCTTGGCGCAGGCGGGATTCGTGAAGTTGAATTTATAGTGCAGGTTTTTCAGCTGATTTATGGCGGAGCCAAGTTAGAGCTGCAAGACCGGCAATGTCTGGTTAGTCTGAATCATCTGGATGAGGCTGAACTGCTGGATGAGCAGGCAGTGACTGACCTCGAAGATGCCTATTTATTCCTGCGCCGGGTAGAGCATGCTATTCAAGCGCTGCATGATCAACAGACCCAGTGTTTGCCGACTGAGCCAGATTTACGTCAACGTATTGTGGATACTTTGGGCTTTTCAGACTGGTCCGCCTTTATGGAAGTGCTGGATCAAAAACGCGCTAAAGTGATTTACCAGTTTGAGCACTTGATCAAGGAAAATGGACCAGAGCCTCAAGGCAAAAGTTTTTCTCAACTCGAACAACAGCTGAATGAAGTTTTAGATGATCATGCGAAAAATCTGGTACATGAATTCTGGCATGGACATGCCTTAAAAAAACTGCCAGCCAAAGCTATTCAACGTTTAAAAACATTTTGGCCTTATCTGATAGAGGCGATTCTGGAATCAGATAAACCACAAGTTGCACTGGTTCGCCTGATGCCATTGGTTGAATCAGTCATGCGTCGTACGGTGTATCTGGTGATGCTGATTGAAAGTAAAGGTGCTTTACAGCGTTTGGTGAAAATGGCGACTGTCAGCCCCTGGATATGTGAGGAACTTACCCATTATCCGGTGTTACTGGATGAGTTCTTGTCGATGGATTTTGAATTGCCTAAGCGTCAGGATCTGGAAGATAGCCTGCGTCAGCAATTGCTCAGAATCGAAATTGATCAGGTTGAAGACCAGATGCGGGTGCTGCGCCTATTTAAAAAATCCAATGTACTTGCGGTAGCGGCCAGTGATGTGTTGGCAGAAAGTCCTTTAATGAAAGTCTCGGATGCCTTAACGGATATTGCAGAAGTCTCAGTGAATGCTGCGCTACATCTGGCTTATCAGATTGTGGCCAAACGACATGGTTTTCCGCTGGATGCAGAAGGGCAGCGCTGCTCGATAGAACATACGGCTTTTGCCGTCATTGGCTATGGCAAAGTCGGTGGCATTGAGTTGGGCTATGGTTCGGATCTGGATCTGGTCTTCATTCATTATATGGGCGAGCAGGCTGATACGGACGGTCTCAAGCCGATTAGCGGTTTTGAGTTTGCCATGCGTGTGGCACAGAAGTTTATGTCGCTCATGACCACACAAACACTGGATGGACGTGTCTATGAAGTCGATACTCGTCTACGTCCTTCTGGAGAAGCAGGGCTGCTGGTCACTAGCCTGAAAGCATTTGAGCAATATCAGTTGAAAAATGCATGGCTATGGGAGCATCAAGCCTTGGTACGCGCACGTTCCATTGCCGGAGAAGATAGCCTGAGAGAGACATTTGAAGCACTACGCTGTAAAATTCTTACCCAGAAACGCGATATCTGTCATGTACGTAGTGAAGTTCTGAAAATGCGTCAGAAAATGAAAGATCATCTGGGTTCTTCCAAAGAGCAAAAAAAAGATGGGATTTTTCATTTAAAACAAGATGCAGGTGGTATCGTTGATATCGAATTTATGGCACAGTATGCGGTGTTAGCTTGGAGTGGGACGAATAAAGATCTCGCCCATTACTCCGACAATGTAAGAATCCTTGAGGATGCCGCAAAATCAGGTTGCTTATCCAGCGACGATGCGACTGCTCTGATTCAAGCTTATCTCCGTGAACGCGCCGAGAGCCATCGCTTAGCCCTTGCAAATCAATCCATGCAAGTGTCTGCAAGCGACTGGCACGATACCCGAAAGACCGTTTGCAAGTTATGGCAAAGACTGATTGATCCAAGTGCAGTATTTGCACTGGATAGTGAATAA